The nucleotide window GATTGCGGCAATTGGAAGTAAAGCTGTTTTCATCATCAAAATCCTTATATATTTGACTGATTCATGCCGAGTCAGCTGAATTCTAAATCGGCTGTAGAAGTGAATAACCAGCACTTTTAGTGCTGTAATTGTCTTTTCAGTAAAGTAAGACTTGGCGGTTTATCGAAAAGTCACAATTTGTCTATTATTTTTAAAAACTATTAAGGTAGATTAATCTCGATTTGGATTTGCTGAACCGTCTGCTCTTTGTCACCCGCTTGAATATCGGTTTTTACCGTTACATCGCCTTTTTTAACACCCAGCATCAGTTTATGTTGCTCGTCTTTTGTACCTTGATAGTTGTAGAGAAGCTCATCTTCTTTAGTTTTTTTAGAGGTCAAGTCTTCAGGTAGAACGGATTTTTCCGATGAGGGTGGCGGTAGTGGAGAAGGTGCCGGGAGTTGTGGCCCTTCACTATCCGTCTTAGGATTTTCAATGGACTCCTCAAGAGTTGGAGATATCTCTAGGTTGAGCGGTTTTTCAGGTTGCGTTGCCGTTGATGCTTGTTTTGGGTTGACGATGGTCTTTTGCGGAGCTTCCCGATTCAGCTCGTTATGACTGTCGTTTTTTGGCGGCGTGGCCTTTTTAACGGCAGGTAAGAACACATAAATAATGGTGAGCCAGATAATGACGATTAGGGAGATAGAAATAAACGCTCTTAACCAGATTTTCATTTTTTATAAGACTCTATTTTACTTGTTTAGTGTAAATTTGATCGAGTAGTTGGTCATTGGGTACGACTAGGATTTCATCATCCACTTTAATCTCGGTGCTACTGCTGTTGATCTGTAAAACCACACCGGTCTTGCCTTGCACTGAAACCTGGTCACTGACTTGAAGATTTTCTTTAACATAGTAACTGGCGAGGATTTTTTTAAATTGAGGGGCGCTACCGATTCCAACGGCTAAAGCCACCGCTAAAGCAAAACTGGTAAAAGCCACCAAGATAATCATTTGGATTAAATTGGTATCGAAATCTAATTGCTCTAAAACTGTCAAGACGATGATTACCACCATTAGGCTGTAGATAAAGCTGGCTACAAGATTTGCCGCAGCTGGTATAAAGTTCTTTAAACTGTTTTTTAGCGCATTGCGCATAAAATGGGCGATCAACAGACCCGCGACCAAAATAATCAACGCGGCCATCAATTTAGGAATATACATGGCGATGGTGGTTAAGGTTTCTACAAAACCGGTTAGACCGATATATTCGGCAGCGGTAATTAAGGTAAAGAAAATAATCAGCCAAAAAAATAGGCCTGCCAACAACTCTGAAGCAGTCTGTTTAATGCCAATCGCGTTGAGCTTTTTGGTTAATTGAATGCGCTCTGCCGCACAATCAAATTTAAGTTTTTTAAATAGTTTTATGGCCATCTTTTTGATGAAAACGGCGATTAGATAACCGATAATTAATAATGAAATCGCCACGATAA belongs to Thiomicrorhabdus immobilis and includes:
- a CDS encoding mechanosensitive ion channel family protein yields the protein MNISSVKDQIEYTWGDAYHNFLAVLPDIIVAISLLIIGYLIAVFIKKMAIKLFKKLKFDCAAERIQLTKKLNAIGIKQTASELLAGLFFWLIIFFTLITAAEYIGLTGFVETLTTIAMYIPKLMAALIILVAGLLIAHFMRNALKNSLKNFIPAAANLVASFIYSLMVVIIVLTVLEQLDFDTNLIQMIILVAFTSFALAVALAVGIGSAPQFKKILASYYVKENLQVSDQVSVQGKTGVVLQINSSSTEIKVDDEILVVPNDQLLDQIYTKQVK